In Desulfuromonadales bacterium, the genomic stretch GCCCGCCTGGGAATCTCCCTGGGGGCCGGGGCGGCCGGGCTGGCACATCGAGTGCTCGGCGATGAGTTCCTCGCTGCTCGGCGACACCTTCGACATCCACGGCGGCGGTCGCGACCTGATCTTTCCTCACCACGAGAACGAGATCGCCCAGAGCGAGGGGGCGAGCGGCAGACCGTTTGCCCGCTATTGGCTGCACAACGGCTTCGTCAACGTCAACCAGGAAAAGATGAGCAAGTCGCTGGGGAACTTCTTCACCATCCGCGACATCCTCAAGAAGTACGACCCGGAGGTGGTGCGTTTCTTCATTCTCACCGCCCACTACCGCTCCCCCATCGACTTCTCCGACCAGAACCTCGAGGATGCCCGCGCCGGCCTCAGCCGCTTCTACGAGGCGCTCAAGGCCGCCGGCGAGTTGCTGGCGAGCCGACCGGTCCCCAGCCGGCTCACCTGCCCGGTGATCAAGGACGAGGAGCGGGAGGTCTTCGACCGCATCGAGGCGCTGGAGGACAAGTTCGCCGAGGCGATGGACGACGACTTCAACACGGCGCTCGCCATTGGCCACCTCTTCGAGGCGGTGCGGGGGATGAACCGGCTGATCACCGAGAACCGCTTCGACGAATGCTCCCTGTCGCTGGCGGTGCTGCGCGACGCCCGCAGCAAGCTGCTCAAGCTCGGCGGCGTGCTGGGGCTCTTCACCTCCGATCCCGCCGCCTGGCTGGCCAGGAG encodes the following:
- the cysS gene encoding cysteine--tRNA ligase; translation: MSLRVYNTMAGRKEEFVPLHPGKVGMYVCGVTVYDYCHIGHARANIVFDVIYRYLKFAGFEVNYVRNYTDVDDKIINRANERGIDSRQLAEEFIRAFDEDMAALGLDLPTHQPKATEYIPQIVGIVQRLIERGLAYATGGDVYFAVEKFTGYLKLSKRNMEEMQAGARIAPGEQKRHPMDFALWKAAKPGEPAWESPWGPGRPGWHIECSAMSSSLLGDTFDIHGGGRDLIFPHHENEIAQSEGASGRPFARYWLHNGFVNVNQEKMSKSLGNFFTIRDILKKYDPEVVRFFILTAHYRSPIDFSDQNLEDARAGLSRFYEALKAAGELLASRPVPSRLTCPVIKDEEREVFDRIEALEDKFAEAMDDDFNTALAIGHLFEAVRGMNRLITENRFDECSLSLAVLRDARSKLLKLGGVLGLFTSDPAAWLAR